One Miscanthus floridulus cultivar M001 chromosome 11, ASM1932011v1, whole genome shotgun sequence DNA window includes the following coding sequences:
- the LOC136493185 gene encoding uncharacterized protein, with amino-acid sequence MSNTKSKNEFLLIQGKVPYINFLTFCVSKKMLMRTKARSNTSVSMLSGGYAVGVLSRGYEKLKRATRNKMAPMAAVVGVGVAAFVAGVAVGGRKEQGSKKN; translated from the exons ATGTCAAACACTAAGAGCAAGAATGAATTTTTGTTGATTCAGGGAAAG GTGCCTTATATCAACTTTCTAACTTTCTGTGTATCAAAGAAAATG CTAATGAGGACCAAGGCACGGTCTAACACTTCTGTTAGCATGTTATCTGGAGGATATGCCGTCGGCGTGCTGTCCAGGGGATATGAGAAGCTGAAAAGAGCCACTAGGAACAAGATGGCACCAATGGCTGCGGTAGTAGGTGTAGGTGTTGCTGCATTTGTTGCCGGAGTTGCTGTTGGTGGACGGAAGGAGCAGGGGAGCAAGAAAAACTAG
- the LOC136490868 gene encoding uncharacterized CRM domain-containing protein At3g25440, chloroplastic-like isoform X1, with protein MASRLFLLQRHTRLWRRQEPRSRSLFPSSYGGSLASSHGTLQLPSSPSYTFHKVFNRDPGFFSWLQSCNIQAYHCIHTSRSVNSGNQATAGPQQNPGVSVPVDSSEPKPKRKKLKGRRAVTRFLKSLRWKKKKEIQRMTAEEKILYKLKLARKKEERLVAALKKIEPEDPSEPTHDPEVLTPEEHFYFLKMGQKCKNYVPVGRRGIYQGVILNMHLHWKKHQTLQVIVKTFTPEEVKEEIATELARLSGGIVLDIQDGNTIIMYRGKNYAQPPPEIMSPKVSLSRKKALDKSKYMEKLRALRRYIPRLEQELEDLYAQMKLAGEHKGQSVGKHVASISHNTNSMPARKEPCSSVHSKTVSDLLSGSVEGSKRLEDESSEVEDDSASESLSFSESEDLSDIFETESEEQEEDNKDRPLYLDRLDKFPSEKNDNEPDDFEAHLRKIASLSGKIDSPSKELKVSELDEIDKIFLRASSLLKKR; from the exons ATGGCCAGCCGTCTCTTCCTGCTCCAGCGGCACACAAGGTTGTGGCGGCGACAGGAACCACGGTCTCGCTCGCTTTTCCCTTCGTCTTACGGTGGGAGCTTGGCGTCTTCCCATGGGACGCTGCAGCTGCCCAGCTCACCATC TTATACTTTCCACAAGGTTTTCAACCGAGATCCTGGGTTCTTCAGTTGGTTGCAAAGTTGTAACATTCAAGCCTACCATTGTATCCATACAAGTCGATCAGTCAATAGTGGAAATCAGGCTACTGCAGGGCCTCAACAAAATCCAGGAGTGTCTGTACCAGTTGATTCTAGTGAACCAAAACCCAAGAGGAAAAAGCTGAAAGGAAGGAGGGCAGTAACAAGATTTTTGAAATCCTTgagatggaaaaagaaaaaggagatcCAAAGAATGACTGCAGAGGAGAAGATTTTGTACAAACTGAAGCTA GCTCGAAAGAAGGAAGAGCGGCTTGTTGCAGCACTGAAAAAAATTGAACCGGAAGATCCATCAGAACCTACACATGATCCTGAGGTGCTTACACCTGAAGAGCACTTCTACTTCCTCAAGATGGGCCAAAAATGTAAAAACTATGTGCCTGTTGGAAGACGTGGAATTTATCAGGGAGTGATCTTGAACATGCACTTGCATTGGAAAAAGCATCAAACTCTCCAGGTAATTGTGAAAACATTCACACCAGAGGAGGTCAAGGAGGAAATTGCCACTGAGTTAGCCAGACTAAGTGGTGGGATTGTACTTGACATTCAAGATGGGAACACAATTATCATGTACAGAGGGAAAAACTATGCACAGCCACCACCAGAAATCATGTCTCCAAAAGTTTCACTCTCTAGGAAAAAG GCACTGGATAAATCCAAATATATGGAAAAGCTCAGAGCTCTTAGGCGGTATATTCCTAGGCTTGAGCAGGAGCTTGAAGATCTTTATGCGCAGATGAAGTTAGCTGGAGAGCATAAAGGACAAAGTGTAGGGAAACATGTTGCTTCAATTTCACACAATACAAATAGTATGCCAGCGAGAAAAGAACCTTGTAGTTCAGTTCACAGCAAAACCGTATCTGATCTCCTGTCAGGAAGTGTAGAGGGATCCAAGAGGTTAGAGGATGAAAGTTCTGAGGTTGAGGATGACTCAGCTTCAGAGTCTTTGTCATTTTCAGAGTCTGAGGATCTCTCTGACATTTTTGAGACAGAATCAGAGGAGCAGGAAGAGGACAACAAGGATCGCCCCTTGTATCTCGATAGGCTGGATAAGTTTCCCTCAGAAAAAAATGATAACGAACCAGATGATTTCGAGGCGCATCTACGGAAGATCGCTTCACTTTCAGGTAAGATTGATTCACCTTCAAAAGAACTGAAAGTGTCAGAGCTCGATGAGATTGATAAAATCTTTCTGAGAGCTAGTTCATTGTTGAAGAAAAGGTGA
- the LOC136490868 gene encoding uncharacterized CRM domain-containing protein At3g25440, chloroplastic-like isoform X2, translating to MTAEEKILYKLKLARKKEERLVAALKKIEPEDPSEPTHDPEVLTPEEHFYFLKMGQKCKNYVPVGRRGIYQGVILNMHLHWKKHQTLQVIVKTFTPEEVKEEIATELARLSGGIVLDIQDGNTIIMYRGKNYAQPPPEIMSPKVSLSRKKALDKSKYMEKLRALRRYIPRLEQELEDLYAQMKLAGEHKGQSVGKHVASISHNTNSMPARKEPCSSVHSKTVSDLLSGSVEGSKRLEDESSEVEDDSASESLSFSESEDLSDIFETESEEQEEDNKDRPLYLDRLDKFPSEKNDNEPDDFEAHLRKIASLSGKIDSPSKELKVSELDEIDKIFLRASSLLKKR from the exons ATGACTGCAGAGGAGAAGATTTTGTACAAACTGAAGCTA GCTCGAAAGAAGGAAGAGCGGCTTGTTGCAGCACTGAAAAAAATTGAACCGGAAGATCCATCAGAACCTACACATGATCCTGAGGTGCTTACACCTGAAGAGCACTTCTACTTCCTCAAGATGGGCCAAAAATGTAAAAACTATGTGCCTGTTGGAAGACGTGGAATTTATCAGGGAGTGATCTTGAACATGCACTTGCATTGGAAAAAGCATCAAACTCTCCAGGTAATTGTGAAAACATTCACACCAGAGGAGGTCAAGGAGGAAATTGCCACTGAGTTAGCCAGACTAAGTGGTGGGATTGTACTTGACATTCAAGATGGGAACACAATTATCATGTACAGAGGGAAAAACTATGCACAGCCACCACCAGAAATCATGTCTCCAAAAGTTTCACTCTCTAGGAAAAAG GCACTGGATAAATCCAAATATATGGAAAAGCTCAGAGCTCTTAGGCGGTATATTCCTAGGCTTGAGCAGGAGCTTGAAGATCTTTATGCGCAGATGAAGTTAGCTGGAGAGCATAAAGGACAAAGTGTAGGGAAACATGTTGCTTCAATTTCACACAATACAAATAGTATGCCAGCGAGAAAAGAACCTTGTAGTTCAGTTCACAGCAAAACCGTATCTGATCTCCTGTCAGGAAGTGTAGAGGGATCCAAGAGGTTAGAGGATGAAAGTTCTGAGGTTGAGGATGACTCAGCTTCAGAGTCTTTGTCATTTTCAGAGTCTGAGGATCTCTCTGACATTTTTGAGACAGAATCAGAGGAGCAGGAAGAGGACAACAAGGATCGCCCCTTGTATCTCGATAGGCTGGATAAGTTTCCCTCAGAAAAAAATGATAACGAACCAGATGATTTCGAGGCGCATCTACGGAAGATCGCTTCACTTTCAGGTAAGATTGATTCACCTTCAAAAGAACTGAAAGTGTCAGAGCTCGATGAGATTGATAAAATCTTTCTGAGAGCTAGTTCATTGTTGAAGAAAAGGTGA
- the LOC136490869 gene encoding B-box zinc finger protein 24-like isoform X2 codes for MRIQCDACEAAAATVVCCADEAALCARCDVEIHAANKLAGKHQRLPLVLGDAAALPAASSLPRCDICQEKPAFIFCVEDRALFCRDCDEPIHVPGTLSGNHQRYLATGIRVGFSSVCGAAGAEGIPPSAPPKGSSNKPAAVSAPAAGATKTTTVKETLPREVPSSPFLPPFGWAVEDLLQLSDYESSDKANSPLGFKELEWFADIDLFHAHSPAKTTTAEVPEFFASPQPASNAGFYKTNGVARQSKKPRMEVPEDDEDYFIVPDLG; via the exons ATGAGGATCCAGTGCGACGCGTGCGAGGCCGCGGCGGCCACGGTGGTGTGCTGCGCCGACGAGGCGGCGCTGTGCGCGCGCTGCGACGTCGAGATCCACGCCGCCAACAAGCTCGCCGGCAAGCACCAGCGGCTCCCGCTCGTGCTCGGCGACGCCGCGGCGCTGCCCGCCGCTAGCAGCCTCCCGCGCTGCGACATCTGCCAGGAGAAGCCGGCCTTCATCTTCTGCGTCGAGGACAGGGCGCTCTTCTGTCGCGACTGCGACGAGCCCATCCACGTCCCCGGGACGCTCTCTGGCAACCACCAGCGCTACCTCGCCACGGGCATCCGCGTCGGCTTCAGCTCCGTCTGCGGCGCCGCCGGCGCTGAGGGCATCCCGCCGTCGGCGCCGCCCAAGGGCAGCTCCAACAAGCCCGCGGCCGTCAGCGCGCCAGCTGCCGGGGCCACCAAGACAACGACGGTCAAGGAAACGCTGCCACGGGAGGTGCCGTCGTCGCCGTTCCTGCCACCGTTCGGTTGGGCCGTCGAGGACCTCCTGCAGCTGTCGGACTACGAATCCAGCGACAAGGCAA ACTCGCCTCTTGGGTTCAAGGAGCTGGAGTGGTTCGCGGACATCGACCTGTTCCACGCCCATTCGCCCGCCAAAACCACTACGGCGGAGGTCCCCGAGTTCTTCGCCTCGCCGCAGCCAGCGAGCAACGCCGGGTTCTACAAGACGAACGGAGTAGCGCGCCAGAGCAAGAAGCCACGGATGGAGGTGCCTGAGGACGACGAGGACTACTTCATCGTTCCTGATCTTGGCTGA
- the LOC136490869 gene encoding B-box zinc finger protein 24-like isoform X1 encodes MRIQCDACEAAAATVVCCADEAALCARCDVEIHAANKLAGKHQRLPLVLGDAAALPAASSLPRCDICQEKPAFIFCVEDRALFCRDCDEPIHVPGTLSGNHQRYLATGIRVGFSSVCGAAGAEGIPPSAPPKGSSNKPAAVSAPAAGATKTTTVKETLPREVPSSPFLPPFGWAVEDLLQLSDYESSDKKDSPLGFKELEWFADIDLFHAHSPAKTTTAEVPEFFASPQPASNAGFYKTNGVARQSKKPRMEVPEDDEDYFIVPDLG; translated from the exons ATGAGGATCCAGTGCGACGCGTGCGAGGCCGCGGCGGCCACGGTGGTGTGCTGCGCCGACGAGGCGGCGCTGTGCGCGCGCTGCGACGTCGAGATCCACGCCGCCAACAAGCTCGCCGGCAAGCACCAGCGGCTCCCGCTCGTGCTCGGCGACGCCGCGGCGCTGCCCGCCGCTAGCAGCCTCCCGCGCTGCGACATCTGCCAGGAGAAGCCGGCCTTCATCTTCTGCGTCGAGGACAGGGCGCTCTTCTGTCGCGACTGCGACGAGCCCATCCACGTCCCCGGGACGCTCTCTGGCAACCACCAGCGCTACCTCGCCACGGGCATCCGCGTCGGCTTCAGCTCCGTCTGCGGCGCCGCCGGCGCTGAGGGCATCCCGCCGTCGGCGCCGCCCAAGGGCAGCTCCAACAAGCCCGCGGCCGTCAGCGCGCCAGCTGCCGGGGCCACCAAGACAACGACGGTCAAGGAAACGCTGCCACGGGAGGTGCCGTCGTCGCCGTTCCTGCCACCGTTCGGTTGGGCCGTCGAGGACCTCCTGCAGCTGTCGGACTACGAATCCAGCGACAAG AAAGACTCGCCTCTTGGGTTCAAGGAGCTGGAGTGGTTCGCGGACATCGACCTGTTCCACGCCCATTCGCCCGCCAAAACCACTACGGCGGAGGTCCCCGAGTTCTTCGCCTCGCCGCAGCCAGCGAGCAACGCCGGGTTCTACAAGACGAACGGAGTAGCGCGCCAGAGCAAGAAGCCACGGATGGAGGTGCCTGAGGACGACGAGGACTACTTCATCGTTCCTGATCTTGGCTGA